GCGGCTCTAATCCCAAGAGCACGATCACGCGACGCGTGAGCCAACGCGCCTGCCCGGTGTACTCGGCGCTGAGAATCAACCACAAGAGCGGAACTGCCGCGATGCCGATGAACACAAATTTTGCCCACAGCATCTTGGTTGCCAAGTCCGGACTCGCCAAGCCGAGACTGACCCCCAGCGACCACTGCGCGGTGGCAAGCATCAACAACGCGAACGTCCCCGCGCCGAGCGCGGGACGCCGCGACCATCCAAACACGGCGAGCAAGACGGACACGATCACGGCAGAATTGATGAGGGCAAAGACCAGGGTCATGGTGACAACTCGCTCGATGATGATTCGGACTGTGGTGCCCTTCGGCGGCGCGTCCGCGCGGGTGGGCAGACTACCCGCCTCCACATTAGCGCAGATTCCTCATGCGCGTATAGCAGACCTGACAGGTCTAGCGCGGAACGCACACCGTAAACCAAAATGGAAATCGCGCTAGTGGTTATTCCTCGCGCATCGCGTAGCCGACGCCGCGCACGGTTTGCAACAGACGCGGCTCGTTGCCGGCTTCGAGTTTTGTTCTTAGGTAACGAATGTACACTTCGAGAATGTTCGACTCGCCGCCGAAATCGTACCCCCACACGCGGTCGTAGATGATTTCGCGCGTGATGACCTGGCGCGGATGCCGCATGAAAAAGTGCAACAGGTCGAACTCTTTCGTCGTCAAGTCCACCTTGCGCGAGCTGCGCGTCACTTCACGCGTGCTGACGTTGAGCGTGAGATCGGCGAAATGCAAAACTGTTTCGTCCGTCGCGCGCACGCGGCGAAGCAACGCGCGCACGCGCGCGAGCAATTCTTCGAACGCGAACGGCTTGACCAGATAATCGTCCGCGCCGGTGCTCAACCCTTTCACGCGATCCGCGACTGAGTCCTTGGCGGTAAGCATCAAGATCGGCACCGCGCCACCGGCGCGCAAACGCCGGCACACCTCCAAGCCGTCCAGCCCTGGCAACATCCAATCGAGCACGACGAGATCAGGCGGATTGTCGCGCGCGGCTTTGAGACCGGCTTCGCCGTCGGCGCACACCTCGACGCGAAATCCTTCGTACGTCAAACCGCGGCGAAGCAAGTCGCCGATTTTTTGTTCGTCTTCGATGACCAGAATTCGTTCAGACATAGTGGGAACCTAATGCCATACGAATTTCCAGGTCGCGCTGGGCGGCGATAGTGCGAGATCGCCCGGTTCGCGCTTGACCTGGACAAACCATTGAAAGGTATCTTCTTTGGCTTTATGATAAAGCTCAAATCCACCGCCATCATACACGCGCTTCAACGGTAGGAAATTGTCGCGCGTTTTTCCGGCATACGTTTGCGACATCCCAGTTTTGTCCACAAACGAAATGACGACGACGTACCAATCATTCGGACCCAGCTTGCACAGTTCGCAATTCCAACGAAACGTAATCGCCGCGTTGGCTTGCCCTTCGCCGCTGTACACGTTGCCGTTGGGCGGGGCAGTGATTGTCGGCGCGGGCATGAGCGGCGTCGGCGTCACCGTTGGCGCGGGAGTCGGCACGATGATTGGGCGCGTGGTCGTACGCGTCGCGGTCGCGCTCACCGGCGTGCCGGCGAACGGCGGCGGATCGCTGGGTTTCGGCGTGAAGAAGAAAGTTGCCGTAGGAATGGGCGACGGCGTACTCGACGGAAAAAACAACGGCGCGAGCGTCGCGGTTGGTGCGCGCGCGATCGGCGATTCCGGAGTCGGTGCGGCAAGCATACCGACGAGCGCGGTCAAGGTCAAGATGACGACCGCCGCCGCGATCATCAACAAGGCGCGCACCGTTTGATCGCCCGCGCGCTCTTGCTCCAACGAAAACAACGTCGTGCGGGACAAGCGCCGCGCGTCCACCAACAACTTGACGCCGACGATGACGCCGATCAGGCACAACAGAAAAATCCAAAGCCCATAAGTTCGAACAAAGATGACGAACGCAGCCAACGAAGCAACTCCGAACTATTTCCGCTTTTTCTCCGACTTGGCTTGGCACAGTACGCACAGCGTCGCATGGGGCATCGCCTCAAGTCGTTCCGGCGCGATGGGATTGCCGCACGAATCGCAAACGCCGTACTTGCCCGCCGCGAGACGCGCGAGCGCCACATCAATTTGCGCGAGGCGTTGCTTTTGATCGTTCTTGAGCCACAACGATTGCACTTTGGCTTGTGTCATCGCCGCCATATCGGCTTCGTCACCTTTGCCTGGCTCGGGCGCTGGAATCGGACGCGCCAATAATTGGGTGCGTTCTTCTTCCAATTGTTTTCGCACGGCATCAATATCCACAAACACTTCGCTCGGGCGCAAGACAAATCCAGAATTCGTCCTACCGCCAACTAGAAAACGAGCGGAGCAAGGTCGCGCGAAAACGACCGCGCGACAATGGCTCCGCTCCACAGCCGGTTACACGTTAGCTCAATCCGTAGCGCTGCGCCGCCGCTTCGAGGATGCCGTTGATGAGCGCGATATAACTCACGCCGTCGGCTTCGGCTTGCATGACGATATCGCTGATCCCCTCCTGCAAACCGGCGAGCGGATTGATTTCGAGGATGTACGGAACGTTCGTTGCGCGATGAATCCGAAAATCCACGCGCGCAAAGTCAAAACATTCGAGCGCGGCGAACGCGCCCATCGCGAGATTTTGCATCTTGGCGCGCATCGTTTTCGAAATGGGCGCGGGGCACAGGTACGTCGGCACCTCGTACAACTTGCCTTTGATGACCGACGTGTACAACCCGGCTTCCTCCGGCGGACACGGCGACAAGTCCACTTCGAGCGGTGGAAAGACGCGCAAGGTGTTCGATGTCCACTTGCCTTTGCGCGGCGTCAACTCGTCACACGCGAAATTACCGAGCATGCCCAACGTAAACTCGCGTCCTTCGATGAATTCTTCGACGAGCGCCGGTTGCGCGTACGCGGTGATGACGTACCGGATTTGCTCGCGCAGTTCGCGCGCGTTACGCACGACCGATTGCGCGCGCACGCCGATGCCCGACCCTTCGCGGCTGGGTTTCACGAACAAGGGAAACGTGAGCCGCTTGTCCAGCGGCTCGTCGCCGGTGACGAATGTTTGAAACGCCGGCGTCGGCAAGCCATGATACGCGAGGATGCGTTTGGTCATCGGCTTGTCGAGCGCAAGCGCCAGCGTCATCACGCCAGAGCCGGTGTACGGCATCCGCATCGCGTCGAGCAACGCCGGTACCTGGGCTTCGCGCGAGCCGCCGAAAAATCCCTCACACGTATTGAAGGCGATGTCCACGTTGCGTCGCTCGAGTTTCTGCGGCAACGTGACATCGCCCTCCATCGGAATGACCTCATGCCCACCCGCGCGCAACGCGCGCTCGATGCCGGCAACGGTGCGCTCGCTATCGAGTTCGTTCCACTTGTCCCAGGGTTCATCGTTCGACTCGACGTGCGGCGCGTTTTGTTTGAGATTGTACAGCAAAGCAACGGTTAGTTTCTTCATGGGTCTCTGTGATGAAAACTGGAAGTTGGATGTTGGACGTTAGATGTTGGATGTTAGATGTTGGACATTCGATATTGGAGGTTTTGATCCCTAGTTTCAATCTCCAACTTCCAACCTCCAACCTCCAATTTCTAATTTCTACCTTGCCTTACCGTTGCTGTTCCCGTTGCCATTCGCCCGCGGTTTGCGCGGCATGGTCGCTTCGAGCGCCATCAGCGGAAGCAACTCGCTGACGGGCTGAACCGATTTAACCGGCAGTGGGATCGTGGTCTTACGACGAACCTTTTTCTCCGTGTCCATTTTCTTGACGCGGCGCTGTTTACGCCGCAAGCCGTCCGGTTCCAACACCACCGCGTCGCCGGCGAGCAATTTCGCCACGCCTTCCTTCGGCGCGGCGCGACGGCAGTACTCACAATTGTCCGCCGAGTGATGTTCGTAACGATCGGGTTCGCTGTACGTCGCGATCACGCCTTCAAAGTTGCGGACGATGATTTTGCGATCACTCTGCGAGATCAAGTAGTTAGGCATGATCGGAACTTTGCCGCCGCCGCCCGGCGCATCCACGCAGAACGTTGGAATGGCAAACCCGGTCGTATGTCCCCGCAACGCTTCGATGATCCCAAGTCCCACACTGACCGGTGTGCGAAAATGTCCGATACCCTGCGACAGGTCGCATTGATACAGGTAGTACGGGCGAATACGATTCTTGACCAAGTCTTGCACCAACGCCTTCATCGTGCTGGCGCAATCGTTGATCCCTGCCATCAACACGGTTTGCGCGCCGAGCGGAATGCCGGCATCCGCCAGTTTGCCTACCGCTTCGCACACGTCGGGCGTCAACTCTTTCGGATGGTTGATGTGAATGTTCATCCACAAGGGATGATACCGACGCAGAGTTGCCACCATCTTGTCGGTGACGCGTTGCGGCAAGAAAATCGGCACGCGCGTCCCGATTCGCAGAATCTCAACTGACTTGACCGCGCGAAAGCGACCCAGGGTATAGTCCAACAAATCGTCGGAGAGGAACAAGCCGTCTCCGCCGGAGATGAGGACATCGCGCACTTCGGGGTGCGCTTCGAAATACTGCGCAATCGCTTCGATGCGCGTCTTGTGCGCGGGCATCACGCCGGTGCCGACCATACGGCGGCGCGTGCAATGGCGACAATACGCAACGCATTGATCGGTAATTTCAACCAAGACGCGATCGGGATAGCGATGCACGAGACCGGGCACGGGCATGTGCGCGTCTTCGCCAAGCGGGTCCTCGAGATCGGGATCATCGAGCGCAAATTCCGCCATCGTCGGGATGACTTGGCGACGAATCGGACACATGGGATCGCGCGGATCCATCAACG
This sequence is a window from Chloroflexota bacterium. Protein-coding genes within it:
- a CDS encoding TraR/DksA family transcriptional regulator, which encodes MRKQLEEERTQLLARPIPAPEPGKGDEADMAAMTQAKVQSLWLKNDQKQRLAQIDVALARLAAGKYGVCDSCGNPIAPERLEAMPHATLCVLCQAKSEKKRK
- a CDS encoding ATP-grasp domain-containing protein; this encodes MKKLTVALLYNLKQNAPHVESNDEPWDKWNELDSERTVAGIERALRAGGHEVIPMEGDVTLPQKLERRNVDIAFNTCEGFFGGSREAQVPALLDAMRMPYTGSGVMTLALALDKPMTKRILAYHGLPTPAFQTFVTGDEPLDKRLTFPLFVKPSREGSGIGVRAQSVVRNARELREQIRYVITAYAQPALVEEFIEGREFTLGMLGNFACDELTPRKGKWTSNTLRVFPPLEVDLSPCPPEEAGLYTSVIKGKLYEVPTYLCPAPISKTMRAKMQNLAMGAFAALECFDFARVDFRIHRATNVPYILEINPLAGLQEGISDIVMQAEADGVSYIALINGILEAAAQRYGLS
- a CDS encoding response regulator transcription factor, which produces MSERILVIEDEQKIGDLLRRGLTYEGFRVEVCADGEAGLKAARDNPPDLVVLDWMLPGLDGLEVCRRLRAGGAVPILMLTAKDSVADRVKGLSTGADDYLVKPFAFEELLARVRALLRRVRATDETVLHFADLTLNVSTREVTRSSRKVDLTTKEFDLLHFFMRHPRQVITREIIYDRVWGYDFGGESNILEVYIRYLRTKLEAGNEPRLLQTVRGVGYAMREE
- the ablA gene encoding lysine 2,3-aminomutase, with amino-acid sequence MEQSTTEYSEKEPPGKPPSSVLSPLALFELAEPSAVESIRARSPLWANVTAEQWNDWRWQMQNRITTLEQLQQLVRLTPDEEQAVRLKPELRVAITPHFAALMDPRDPMCPIRRQVIPTMAEFALDDPDLEDPLGEDAHMPVPGLVHRYPDRVLVEITDQCVAYCRHCTRRRMVGTGVMPAHKTRIEAIAQYFEAHPEVRDVLISGGDGLFLSDDLLDYTLGRFRAVKSVEILRIGTRVPIFLPQRVTDKMVATLRRYHPLWMNIHINHPKELTPDVCEAVGKLADAGIPLGAQTVLMAGINDCASTMKALVQDLVKNRIRPYYLYQCDLSQGIGHFRTPVSVGLGIIEALRGHTTGFAIPTFCVDAPGGGGKVPIMPNYLISQSDRKIIVRNFEGVIATYSEPDRYEHHSADNCEYCRRAAPKEGVAKLLAGDAVVLEPDGLRRKQRRVKKMDTEKKVRRKTTIPLPVKSVQPVSELLPLMALEATMPRKPRANGNGNSNGKAR